A genomic segment from [Flavobacterium] thermophilum encodes:
- the menC gene encoding o-succinylbenzoate synthase produces MAAERGRRMTINIEYVILRHLQMELKAPFTTSFGTFQRKELILVEVVDRDGVSGWGESVAFSAPWYSEETVKTNWHMLEEFLVPLLFSEPLRHPAELPERFAAIRQNNMAKAALEGAVWDLYAKRLGVPLSQALGGTKKDIEVGVSIGIQPTVADLLQVIERYVAQGYRRIKVKIKPGWDVDVIRDVRRAFPDVPLMADANSAYTLADAKRLQALDEFGLMMIEQPLAADDLVDHARLQSLLQTPICLDESIRSYDDARKALDLGSCRIINIKIGRVGGLWEAKRIHDLCAERSVPVWCGGMLEAGVGRAHNIAITTLENFTLPGDTAASSHYWERDIITPEVEVQGGLIRVPDAPGIGYDVDRRQVERYTQFAKVFHRTATA; encoded by the coding sequence ATGGCAGCAGAAAGGGGAAGAAGAATGACGATCAACATCGAGTACGTCATATTGCGCCATTTGCAAATGGAGTTGAAGGCGCCGTTTACGACGAGCTTCGGCACGTTTCAAAGGAAAGAGTTGATTTTAGTGGAAGTTGTCGATCGCGACGGCGTTTCCGGCTGGGGTGAATCGGTCGCATTTTCCGCCCCGTGGTACAGCGAGGAAACGGTGAAAACGAACTGGCATATGCTTGAAGAGTTTCTCGTGCCGCTCTTGTTTTCGGAGCCGCTTAGGCATCCAGCGGAATTGCCAGAGCGATTTGCCGCCATCCGCCAAAACAACATGGCAAAAGCGGCGCTTGAAGGGGCGGTATGGGATTTGTACGCCAAGCGGCTCGGCGTCCCGCTTTCTCAAGCTCTCGGAGGAACGAAAAAGGACATTGAAGTCGGCGTCAGCATCGGCATCCAGCCGACGGTTGCCGATCTGCTCCAGGTGATTGAGCGGTATGTGGCGCAAGGGTACCGGCGGATCAAGGTGAAAATCAAGCCGGGCTGGGACGTTGATGTCATCCGCGACGTGCGGCGCGCGTTTCCCGACGTGCCGCTCATGGCGGATGCCAATTCGGCGTATACGCTCGCTGACGCCAAGCGGCTTCAGGCGCTCGATGAGTTTGGGCTGATGATGATCGAACAGCCGCTCGCCGCTGACGATCTTGTCGATCATGCCCGGCTGCAGTCGCTTCTTCAGACGCCGATTTGCCTTGATGAAAGCATTCGTTCCTATGACGATGCGCGCAAGGCGCTTGACCTTGGCAGCTGCCGCATCATCAACATCAAAATCGGGCGCGTCGGTGGGCTTTGGGAGGCGAAGCGCATCCACGATCTTTGTGCTGAGCGCAGCGTGCCGGTGTGGTGCGGGGGGATGCTCGAAGCGGGCGTTGGGCGTGCCCACAATATCGCCATCACGACATTAGAAAACTTTACCCTTCCCGGCGATACCGCCGCGTCGTCCCATTATTGGGAGCGGGATATTATCACACCGGAAGTCGAGGTGCAAGGCGGCTTGATCCGCGTGCCGGACGCCCCTGGCATCGGCTATGATGTCGACCGCCGCCAAGTCGAGCGGTATACGCAGTTTGCGAAGGTGTTTCATCGTACGGCGACGGCATAA
- the yjjB gene encoding Uncharacterized conserved protein: MIVMQLLLSFVASTLFGMIFNVPPRLLPHSGFVGMSGWAAYTFAVRSSVDSVIATFIAAFFVAFLSNAFARRYRAPATIFIVPGILPLVPGGTAFEAMRHVVMNDYNAAIPLAAKAFMISGAIAMGLIFSEVVNQLVKRRP, encoded by the coding sequence ATGATTGTTATGCAGTTGCTGCTTAGCTTTGTGGCGTCAACGTTGTTTGGCATGATTTTTAATGTTCCGCCGCGGCTGTTGCCGCATAGCGGATTTGTCGGGATGAGCGGATGGGCGGCCTATACGTTTGCTGTACGTTCGAGCGTAGACAGTGTGATTGCGACGTTTATAGCCGCGTTTTTCGTCGCCTTTTTAAGCAATGCGTTTGCTCGGCGCTATCGGGCGCCGGCAACCATTTTTATTGTTCCTGGCATTCTCCCGCTCGTTCCAGGTGGGACGGCATTTGAAGCGATGCGTCATGTCGTCATGAACGACTACAATGCAGCGATTCCGTTGGCGGCAAAAGCGTTCATGATTTCCGGGGCGATTGCGATGGGGCTCATTTTTTCTGAGGTCGTCAACCAGCTGGTAAAGCGCCGCCCGTAA
- a CDS encoding Uncharacterized conserved protein, whose translation MSLSLQIIETIEQLKEMAKLEEEIWKTAPVPLHQTLTAAKNGGIVIGAYMDGKLVGFVYSFPGFRNGEVYLCSHMMGIDASFRDRGIGCRLKRKQAEEARRRGYRVIRWTYDPLQSRNGYLNLAKLGAVGVEYVENCYGEMNDALNGQLPSDRFIVEWRLDERPTGERSLAKADLLKARSLTVLEAGQRADGLLQPVPRDIDETAAPLLLAAVPLDFPQLKERDFALALEWRLATRALFQRLLVEGWIAAGAWRCLEEGVLYYIWKRRSERWQQKGEEE comes from the coding sequence GTGTCTCTGTCACTGCAAATCATTGAGACGATCGAACAGTTGAAAGAGATGGCCAAGCTTGAGGAGGAGATTTGGAAAACAGCGCCGGTTCCGCTCCATCAAACGTTGACGGCGGCAAAAAACGGCGGCATTGTGATCGGCGCGTATATGGACGGGAAACTCGTCGGCTTTGTGTATAGCTTCCCTGGGTTTCGAAACGGGGAAGTGTATCTTTGTTCCCATATGATGGGGATTGATGCTTCCTTTCGCGACCGAGGAATCGGCTGCCGTCTGAAAAGGAAGCAGGCGGAAGAAGCGCGGCGGCGCGGCTACCGAGTCATCCGCTGGACGTATGATCCGCTGCAAAGCCGCAACGGCTATTTGAACTTGGCGAAGCTTGGGGCTGTTGGCGTCGAGTATGTGGAAAACTGCTACGGCGAAATGAATGACGCGTTGAACGGTCAACTGCCGTCTGACCGCTTCATCGTCGAATGGCGGCTTGATGAGCGTCCGACCGGGGAGCGGAGCTTGGCTAAAGCTGATCTTCTCAAGGCCAGAAGTCTGACGGTGCTCGAGGCAGGGCAAAGGGCTGACGGTCTGTTGCAGCCGGTGCCGAGAGACATCGATGAAACAGCGGCGCCGTTGTTGTTGGCTGCGGTTCCGCTCGACTTTCCGCAGCTGAAAGAGCGGGATTTCGCGCTGGCGCTTGAGTGGCGGCTGGCGACGCGCGCCTTGTTTCAGCGGCTGCTTGTGGAAGGATGGATTGCCGCCGGCGCTTGGCGCTGCCTGGAGGAAGGGGTGCTTTATTACATATGGAAGCGGCGGAGTGAACGATGGCAGCAGAAAGGGGAAGAAGAATGA
- the yxeP gene encoding Uncharacterized hydrolase YxeP: MKDIIEQMKAELWEVFDHLHRHPEISWEEWQTTEFLCRELEREGYRVRTFADCPGVVAEIGAGPFTVGVRSDMDALWQEVNGVWQPNHACGHDAHMTIVLGVAKLLRRIGYEPPGTLRFLFQPAEEKGTGALKMIEKGAADGLTFLYGVHLRPIQEVKGGYASPAIIHGAAQCIEGRIRGVAAHAARPHLGVNVIEVGSAIVQELGKIHIDPQVPASIKMTKFHAGEKDANTIPDYAEFSLDLRAQTNEAMERLVEGLRHVINGVAAIYGAEIELVERTRIVAAHPDPDAVRLMEEAIIAALGTEKCVPPVVTSGGEDFHFYSFQKPELKTTMLGLGCDLRPGLHHPNMTFRRDDLPSGVEILARTVINTFATFALQGENGRVSVTANH; this comes from the coding sequence ATGAAAGACATTATCGAGCAGATGAAAGCGGAGCTATGGGAGGTTTTCGATCACCTTCACCGCCATCCAGAAATCAGCTGGGAAGAGTGGCAAACGACTGAATTTCTCTGCCGAGAGTTGGAGCGCGAAGGATATCGGGTGCGGACGTTTGCCGATTGCCCGGGTGTGGTGGCGGAAATCGGCGCCGGGCCGTTTACGGTTGGGGTGCGCAGCGATATGGATGCGCTTTGGCAAGAAGTGAACGGCGTTTGGCAGCCGAACCATGCGTGCGGGCATGATGCCCACATGACGATCGTGCTCGGGGTGGCGAAGCTGCTTCGCCGCATCGGCTATGAGCCGCCGGGGACGCTCCGGTTTTTGTTCCAGCCGGCTGAGGAAAAAGGCACGGGGGCGCTGAAGATGATCGAAAAAGGAGCTGCTGATGGCCTAACGTTTTTGTACGGCGTTCATTTGCGCCCAATTCAAGAGGTAAAAGGCGGTTATGCGTCTCCAGCGATCATTCACGGAGCGGCGCAATGCATCGAAGGGCGGATCCGCGGTGTGGCGGCGCACGCGGCGCGGCCGCATTTAGGCGTCAATGTCATTGAAGTTGGCAGCGCCATTGTGCAGGAGCTCGGCAAAATTCATATCGACCCACAAGTGCCAGCGTCGATCAAAATGACGAAGTTTCACGCCGGTGAAAAAGATGCGAACACGATCCCGGACTACGCGGAATTCTCCCTTGATTTGCGGGCGCAAACGAACGAGGCGATGGAGCGGCTCGTTGAAGGGCTGCGTCATGTGATCAACGGGGTCGCTGCCATTTATGGGGCGGAGATTGAACTGGTGGAACGGACGCGCATCGTCGCCGCTCATCCTGATCCAGATGCGGTGCGGCTGATGGAGGAGGCGATTATCGCGGCCTTGGGGACGGAAAAATGCGTTCCGCCGGTTGTGACATCGGGAGGAGAGGATTTCCATTTTTATTCCTTTCAAAAACCGGAGCTGAAGACAACGATGCTCGGGTTAGGCTGTGACTTGCGTCCGGGGCTCCATCACCCGAACATGACGTTCCGGCGCGATGATTTGCCTTCCGGTGTGGAAATTTTGGCGCGAACGGTCATCAATACGTTTGCGACGTTTGCGCTGCAGGGGGAGAACGGGCGTGTCTCTGTCACTGCAAATCATTGA
- the yjjP gene encoding Inner membrane protein YjjP translates to MTERVDDIVDVRLLAGKLMLESGGETYRVEDTMGRIAASFGVSRSHSYVTPTGIMFSVEGTNVTRFIRISERSTDLSKVALVNHISRRISSGELSLDGARKELERVQQLPLGYPLWQQTAAAAAASACFASLLGGMNHFLPSLLSGGMAFWCFEMMHRFVKIRFFAEFFAAFVAGGIVLLMESAGFVRDVGNMMIGSVLPLVPGLAITNAVRDLMAGHLIAGLSRGAEAFLTAFAIGTGIAFVLSIR, encoded by the coding sequence ATGACGGAGCGGGTGGATGACATTGTTGATGTTCGTTTATTAGCGGGAAAATTGATGCTTGAAAGCGGTGGGGAGACGTACCGGGTGGAAGATACGATGGGGCGCATCGCCGCTTCGTTCGGTGTTTCCCGCTCTCACAGCTATGTGACCCCAACGGGCATTATGTTTTCCGTTGAGGGAACGAATGTAACAAGGTTTATTCGCATTTCCGAGCGTTCGACCGATTTATCCAAGGTGGCGCTTGTCAACCACATTTCCCGCCGCATCAGCAGCGGCGAACTGTCGCTCGACGGAGCGCGCAAAGAACTGGAACGCGTTCAGCAGCTGCCACTCGGTTATCCGCTTTGGCAGCAAACCGCTGCCGCAGCGGCGGCGAGCGCTTGTTTTGCCTCGCTGTTAGGCGGCATGAATCATTTTCTCCCTTCCCTTCTTTCTGGTGGAATGGCGTTTTGGTGTTTTGAAATGATGCATCGGTTCGTGAAAATCCGATTCTTCGCTGAATTTTTTGCCGCTTTTGTCGCCGGTGGGATCGTGCTGTTGATGGAAAGTGCCGGATTTGTCAGGGACGTAGGAAACATGATGATTGGCTCGGTGTTGCCGCTCGTGCCGGGGCTGGCCATTACGAACGCGGTGCGTGACTTAATGGCCGGCCATCTCATCGCCGGATTGTCGCGCGGGGCCGAGGCGTTTTTGACGGCGTTTGCGATCGGCACTGGCATCGCCTTTGTTTTATCTATTCGATGA
- a CDS encoding Encapsulating protein for peroxidase — translation MDKTKLYPEAPLTSSQWGELDELVIETARRQLVGRRFIDLYGPLGEGVQSVANDIYMNPEQGDMSFHGKELSLSEPARRVHLTIPLLYKDFILYWRDIEQAKQLGSPIDFSAAANAAQ, via the coding sequence ATGGATAAAACGAAGCTGTATCCAGAAGCCCCGCTCACAAGCAGCCAATGGGGCGAGCTTGACGAACTGGTCATTGAAACGGCGCGGCGCCAGCTCGTCGGCCGCCGATTTATCGATTTGTACGGTCCGCTCGGCGAAGGTGTCCAGTCGGTCGCCAACGATATTTATATGAACCCGGAACAGGGGGACATGAGCTTCCACGGCAAAGAGCTGAGCCTTTCCGAGCCGGCGCGCCGCGTGCATTTAACGATCCCGCTTTTGTATAAAGACTTTATTTTGTACTGGCGTGACATTGAGCAGGCAAAACAGCTCGGCAGCCCGATCGACTTTTCCGCCGCCGCCAACGCCGCCCAGTAG
- a CDS encoding CDP-6-deoxy-delta-3,4-glucoseen reductase, producing the protein MGKTFTVGSLKPAVRPSERSISAAPPKPDGPSAVRPSVIQIEQKGKTFTVQPAPGVSLLDAALGQGVLLDHKCKKGTCGRCMVTVLAGAHLLAPKTRREREKTDQPAKRLACQAQIQ; encoded by the coding sequence ATGGGTAAAACATTCACGGTCGGCTCACTGAAGCCTGCCGTCCGGCCATCGGAGCGCTCCATTTCTGCCGCGCCGCCTAAGCCCGATGGGCCGTCCGCCGTGCGGCCGTCTGTCATTCAAATCGAACAAAAAGGGAAAACGTTCACCGTGCAGCCAGCCCCCGGCGTTTCGCTTCTTGACGCCGCCCTAGGACAAGGTGTTCTGCTCGATCACAAATGCAAAAAAGGAACGTGTGGCCGTTGCATGGTCACCGTTCTCGCCGGCGCTCACCTTCTCGCTCCGAAAACGCGGCGCGAGCGCGAAAAAACGGATCAACCAGCCAAACGGCTTGCCTGCCAAGCACAAATCCAATAA
- the ytlR gene encoding Putative lipid kinase YtlR has translation MNLYFMINPAAKNGRSVSIWKQLQPLLDREGIAYQAYWTSRKGEGKEIARRIGEESAEPTVIAAVRGDGTVHEVVNGAGSFPHVAIGCIPAGTGNDFVRGFRLARTSKQALQRLLSDVRLGRVLSFDLGRFASSAVPDGAFANSIGCGFDAHIARMANRSKWKGRLNRFGLGSFIYVFYLVRELFRYQPVDLDICVDGQNYSFLKAWLATVSNHPYYGGGMRIAPSVRADDGLLHVTVVGPMPRWKILALFLTVFWGGHVRMKEVCVFTGRNVHIRPAAPVPVHADGEEAGVGEVSAWIEAKRMRVIGAELGE, from the coding sequence ATGAACCTTTATTTCATGATCAATCCAGCCGCCAAAAACGGCCGGTCCGTGTCCATTTGGAAGCAGCTGCAGCCGCTGCTCGATCGGGAAGGAATCGCCTATCAGGCATATTGGACGAGCCGAAAGGGAGAAGGAAAGGAAATCGCCCGACGAATCGGCGAGGAAAGCGCTGAGCCGACGGTGATTGCGGCGGTCAGGGGCGATGGGACCGTGCATGAAGTGGTGAACGGAGCGGGTTCGTTTCCGCACGTTGCGATTGGCTGCATTCCCGCCGGAACGGGAAACGACTTTGTCCGCGGCTTCCGGCTTGCCCGAACATCGAAACAGGCGCTCCAACGGCTGTTGAGTGACGTTCGGCTAGGCAGGGTTTTGTCTTTCGATCTCGGCCGTTTTGCCAGCAGCGCCGTGCCCGACGGCGCGTTTGCCAACAGCATCGGCTGCGGTTTTGACGCCCATATCGCCCGCATGGCCAACCGTTCAAAATGGAAAGGGAGGCTGAATCGTTTTGGACTCGGTTCGTTCATTTATGTGTTTTATTTAGTAAGAGAGTTGTTTCGCTATCAACCGGTTGACCTTGATATTTGTGTGGATGGACAGAATTATTCGTTTTTGAAGGCCTGGCTGGCAACGGTTTCGAATCACCCATACTACGGTGGGGGAATGCGCATCGCTCCGTCCGTCCGGGCCGATGACGGCTTGCTTCATGTGACGGTCGTCGGGCCGATGCCGCGTTGGAAAATTCTTGCGCTGTTTTTAACCGTATTTTGGGGCGGGCATGTACGAATGAAAGAAGTTTGCGTGTTCACTGGTCGGAACGTGCACATTCGCCCCGCCGCTCCCGTCCCCGTTCACGCTGATGGAGAAGAAGCGGGGGTGGGAGAGGTGTCGGCTTGGATTGAGGCTAAAAGGATGCGAGTCATTGGCGCGGAACTTGGTGAATGA
- a CDS encoding ornithine cyclodeaminase, producing the protein MLILSEQEIQRMYTMKDAISDVKEMLRQKQAGKVITPDRTVLPFPNHDASILYMPSAEEGAAVVKVVSIFPHNPAAGRSTTQGIMVLTDAKTGEHRMVCNATYLTRLRTGALSAIAADYLATQAASRLAVIGTGAMAKEQVVGILAVRAIERIFLYNRTRKKAEDLAAGLHQLVREWTGKVYVVDEADEAVRQADIVVCSTRSEQPVFSSQMLRPGMHISAIGSYLPHMRELDVETIVQADRIVVDTLEGVRHEAGELIQAAESGRWSFSQIDAEIGELVTGEKAGRQHDQEITLFKSVGAAFYDLAVAIGVYQKAKELGVGQEIEL; encoded by the coding sequence ATGCTTATTTTGTCAGAACAAGAAATTCAACGCATGTATACGATGAAGGATGCCATTTCCGATGTAAAAGAAATGTTGCGACAAAAACAAGCAGGGAAAGTGATCACCCCTGATCGCACGGTGCTTCCATTTCCGAATCATGATGCTTCGATTTTGTATATGCCATCCGCTGAGGAGGGGGCAGCAGTGGTGAAGGTGGTCAGCATTTTCCCCCATAACCCTGCAGCAGGAAGATCGACCACCCAGGGGATCATGGTGCTTACGGATGCGAAAACGGGGGAACATCGGATGGTTTGTAATGCCACGTATTTGACGAGACTGCGCACGGGGGCGTTATCCGCCATTGCAGCTGATTATTTGGCGACACAGGCGGCGTCGCGGCTAGCGGTGATCGGAACAGGGGCGATGGCCAAAGAACAAGTGGTTGGCATATTGGCAGTGAGAGCGATTGAACGTATATTTCTGTACAACCGAACGAGGAAAAAAGCAGAAGACTTGGCGGCGGGACTGCATCAACTGGTTCGGGAATGGACAGGGAAGGTATATGTGGTCGATGAGGCGGACGAAGCCGTTCGCCAGGCCGACATCGTGGTATGCAGCACGCGCTCGGAACAGCCGGTGTTTTCCAGTCAAATGTTGCGGCCAGGCATGCACATTAGCGCCATTGGCTCGTACTTGCCACATATGCGCGAGTTGGATGTGGAGACTATTGTCCAAGCGGACCGCATTGTCGTCGATACACTTGAGGGCGTCAGGCATGAGGCAGGAGAACTCATTCAGGCGGCTGAAAGTGGAAGATGGTCTTTTTCTCAAATTGATGCCGAAATCGGGGAACTCGTCACCGGAGAGAAAGCTGGGCGGCAACACGATCAGGAAATCACCTTATTTAAATCGGTCGGAGCGGCTTTCTATGATTTGGCTGTGGCGATTGGCGTCTATCAAAAAGCGAAGGAGCTCGGAGTAGGACAAGAAATAGAATTATAG
- the murB gene encoding UDP-N-acetylenolpyruvoylglucosamine reductase, with product MKRAEHIYQRLVEICGERNVLRDEPMKNHTLVRIGGKADFLVWPETYEQVIEVLRLKEEYGLPFTLLGNGSNVIIRDGGLRGIVMQLKHLNRIWREGNNVIAQSGADIKAVSRFALEQHLTGLEFACGIPGSVGGAIMMNAGAYGGEVKDVLDHVKVATLAGELKTLTNEELELGYRTSIISRTHDIVLEVVFSLQPGDYAQIKAKMDDLTFQRESKQPLEYPSVGSVFKRPPGYFAGKLIQDSGLQGKGFGGAEVSTKHAGFIINKNNATAADYIATIDMVRKTVKEKFGVDLELEVKIIGEE from the coding sequence ATGAAACGTGCGGAACATATTTATCAAAGACTCGTAGAGATTTGTGGGGAAAGAAACGTCCTGCGCGATGAGCCGATGAAAAACCATACATTAGTGCGGATCGGCGGCAAGGCTGATTTTCTCGTCTGGCCGGAGACGTACGAGCAAGTCATCGAGGTGTTGCGGCTGAAAGAGGAGTACGGCCTGCCGTTTACCCTTCTCGGCAACGGTTCGAACGTCATCATCCGCGACGGCGGGCTGCGCGGCATTGTCATGCAGCTGAAGCATCTCAACCGCATTTGGCGTGAAGGAAACAACGTGATCGCCCAAAGCGGGGCGGATATTAAAGCGGTGTCGCGGTTCGCGCTCGAACAACATCTCACCGGGTTGGAGTTTGCCTGCGGCATTCCGGGGTCGGTCGGCGGGGCGATTATGATGAACGCCGGAGCGTACGGCGGGGAAGTGAAAGATGTGCTTGACCATGTCAAGGTGGCGACGCTCGCCGGCGAGTTGAAAACATTGACAAACGAGGAACTGGAGCTCGGTTATCGAACAAGCATCATCAGCCGGACGCATGATATTGTGCTTGAAGTCGTCTTTTCCCTGCAGCCGGGCGACTATGCACAAATCAAGGCGAAAATGGATGATTTAACATTTCAACGCGAATCGAAACAGCCGCTTGAGTATCCGTCGGTCGGCAGCGTGTTTAAGCGGCCGCCGGGCTATTTTGCCGGCAAGCTCATCCAAGACAGCGGCCTTCAGGGAAAAGGATTCGGCGGTGCGGAAGTGTCGACGAAGCACGCCGGATTCATCATTAACAAAAACAATGCGACGGCTGCCGATTACATCGCGACGATCGACATGGTGCGCAAAACCGTAAAGGAGAAGTTCGGAGTTGATTTAGAGCTGGAAGTGAAAATTATCGGTGAGGAATGA
- a CDS encoding Predicted HD superfamily hydrolase produces MRTVTLTDVFAHPIAQKYLKRSGLAHAITAAYHAYHLALRHGVNVDLATKAALLHDIGHYTWYKNGRWDYEQYRQNDIHAIKGAERAHKLLIRLGEHPQNAKEIALAILLHTDSYLPEGEWKRTPLQAIVKWADEADEEPGGRHHYRTISDDLAWKKIRQLDELVSRQHAQKWLGDII; encoded by the coding sequence ATGAGAACGGTCACCTTAACCGACGTCTTTGCCCATCCGATTGCGCAAAAATATTTAAAACGATCCGGCCTCGCCCACGCCATCACCGCGGCGTACCATGCCTACCACCTTGCCCTCCGCCACGGAGTGAACGTCGACTTGGCGACAAAAGCGGCACTGCTTCATGATATCGGCCATTACACATGGTACAAAAACGGCCGTTGGGACTACGAACAATACCGGCAAAACGACATCCATGCCATCAAAGGGGCCGAGCGCGCCCATAAGCTGCTGATCCGCCTTGGCGAACATCCGCAAAACGCTAAGGAAATTGCCCTGGCGATTTTGCTTCATACCGATTCCTACCTTCCAGAAGGAGAATGGAAACGAACGCCGCTCCAAGCCATCGTCAAATGGGCCGACGAAGCCGACGAGGAGCCCGGCGGCCGCCACCATTATCGAACGATCAGCGACGACTTAGCGTGGAAAAAAATCCGCCAGCTCGACGAACTCGTCAGCCGTCAGCACGCCCAAAAGTGGCTCGGAGATATCATTTGA
- the proP gene encoding Proline porter II has protein sequence MDKGVSKRVLVASLVGSSIEWFDYFLYGTVAALVFNQLFFPSEDPTVGLLLSYASFALSFFIRPLGGIVFSHIGDKIGRKKTLVMTLSLMGIATAGMGLLPTYETIGIWAPVLLILLRLIQGIGLGGEWGGALLLAVEYAPKEKRGLFGSIPQMGVTIGLLLGTFVMSLMTLMPDETFMSWGWRIPFLLSALLVVFGLWVRHGIDETPSFKKVKETGQVAKVPIVETLRTQWKEVLIAIGGKVVETAPFYIFGTFIVSYATTNLGFSKTAALNAVTIATAVTTVLIPLMGKWSDRYGRKPLYIAGTVGMMIYAFPYFWLLQQKSVALLIIATVIGLGIIWAPITAVLGTMFSEIFPSNVRYTGISLGYQIGAALAGGTAPLIATALLAAYRNSYVPVALYIVLVSLISLVAVWSVRDRKHEELDEQDGIA, from the coding sequence ATGGATAAAGGGGTATCCAAGCGGGTTTTAGTCGCCAGCCTTGTTGGCAGTTCGATTGAGTGGTTTGACTATTTTCTGTATGGAACAGTCGCCGCGCTTGTATTCAACCAACTGTTTTTCCCAAGCGAGGACCCGACCGTCGGTTTGCTCTTATCCTACGCATCATTTGCCCTTTCCTTTTTTATCCGTCCGCTAGGCGGCATTGTGTTCAGCCATATCGGTGACAAAATCGGCCGTAAGAAGACGCTCGTGATGACCTTGAGTCTTATGGGGATTGCGACGGCCGGAATGGGGCTGTTGCCGACGTATGAAACGATCGGTATATGGGCGCCGGTGCTGCTCATTTTGCTTCGCCTCATTCAAGGGATTGGTCTTGGCGGTGAATGGGGAGGGGCGCTGCTATTGGCGGTGGAATACGCACCGAAAGAAAAGCGCGGACTGTTCGGCAGCATTCCACAAATGGGAGTGACGATCGGACTGCTTCTCGGGACGTTTGTTATGTCGCTTATGACGCTTATGCCGGATGAGACGTTTATGTCATGGGGATGGCGCATTCCTTTTCTGTTAAGCGCGCTGCTTGTCGTTTTTGGGTTATGGGTGCGCCATGGCATTGATGAAACGCCTTCGTTTAAGAAAGTAAAAGAAACTGGTCAAGTGGCGAAAGTGCCGATTGTGGAGACGCTGCGGACTCAATGGAAGGAAGTATTGATCGCCATTGGCGGCAAAGTTGTGGAAACTGCTCCGTTTTACATTTTCGGGACGTTTATCGTGTCGTATGCGACAACGAACTTAGGCTTTTCAAAAACAGCTGCCTTAAACGCTGTCACCATAGCGACTGCGGTGACGACGGTTCTGATTCCGCTGATGGGCAAGTGGTCAGACCGGTACGGCCGCAAGCCGCTTTACATTGCCGGGACTGTTGGGATGATGATCTATGCGTTTCCGTATTTTTGGCTCTTGCAACAAAAATCAGTCGCCTTGTTGATAATAGCGACCGTCATTGGTCTCGGCATTATTTGGGCGCCGATTACGGCTGTGCTCGGCACGATGTTCTCGGAAATTTTCCCGTCCAATGTTCGATACACAGGGATTTCGCTCGGCTACCAAATTGGCGCCGCACTAGCGGGAGGAACGGCGCCGCTCATCGCTACGGCACTGCTGGCGGCGTATAGGAACTCTTATGTGCCGGTGGCTTTATACATTGTGCTTGTCTCGCTTATTTCCCTAGTTGCGGTCTGGTCTGTGCGCGACCGCAAACATGAAGAACTTGATGAGCAAGACGGAATCGCGTAA
- a CDS encoding Encapsulating protein for peroxidase has protein sequence MIFNGSTEFDVPGIMNVKGKIAHIRSDWMKSGNAFTDVVEARNKLLQLGHTGPYALVLSPELYALIHRVHEGTHVLEIEHIRELMTAGIYQTPVIKGKRGVVIDTGRQNIDLAVAADMQTAFLDTENMNYLFRVYESVVPRIKRPSAICTLEDPNESA, from the coding sequence TTGATTTTCAATGGTTCAACTGAATTTGATGTGCCGGGCATTATGAACGTCAAAGGAAAAATCGCCCACATTCGCAGCGATTGGATGAAATCGGGCAACGCCTTTACTGACGTCGTCGAAGCACGCAACAAGCTGCTTCAGCTCGGCCATACCGGCCCATACGCGCTCGTCTTGTCGCCGGAATTGTATGCGTTGATCCACCGCGTCCATGAAGGAACGCACGTGCTTGAAATTGAGCACATCCGCGAGCTGATGACCGCCGGCATTTACCAAACTCCGGTCATTAAAGGCAAACGCGGCGTCGTCATTGACACCGGCCGGCAAAACATCGACCTCGCTGTCGCGGCCGACATGCAAACTGCGTTTTTAGACACAGAAAATATGAACTACCTATTCCGCGTCTATGAGTCCGTCGTACCGCGCATCAAACGTCCAAGCGCCATCTGCACGCTCGAGGATCCGAACGAGTCAGCATGA